One stretch of Arachis hypogaea cultivar Tifrunner chromosome 20, arahy.Tifrunner.gnm2.J5K5, whole genome shotgun sequence DNA includes these proteins:
- the LOC140182904 gene encoding uncharacterized protein, translating into MQHMKEDYNVQLNQKMITRAIKQAKETVLGSEGAQFGKLRDYLNEIHKSNPRSTAHMNTLPQPQGSNLFQRLYISFDACKRGFRNGCRPLIGLDGVENTDNWKWFLTYLQEDFGASMLFGWHLMSDQQKGLVRAVQERFKDKQVKGCVWEAARSTTPVQFKAAMDRLKTVSNGVWEYMSKFDPKVWYKAFFSHYPKNAAVTNNMCESWNAIIVEAREKPILTLCEKLRVHVMNKMARHKRILGAYKGRLAPVQQMKLDKWIKPQSVPCVHAIAAISRVRVKSAVDFVSPFLTMETIRKTYDICINHVLSEEYWEPTNQLKADPPKIVRPVGRPTKRRKESATPPAPSDGNKGGTSGHTHNKPMHQRPNPTLEEIRAKIKKHKKKMPKRPHAPQEEIPITQSAPPVLILDVVA; encoded by the exons ATGCAACATATGAAAGAAGACTATAATGTTCAATTGAATCAAAAGATGATTACACGAGCAATAAAGCAAGCTAAGGAGACTGTGTTGGGCAGTGAAGGGGCACAATTTGGGAAGCTGAGGGACTATCTGAATGAGATACACAAGAGCAATCCAAGGAGCACAGCACATATGAACACCTTACCCCAGCCACAAGGGTCAAACTTGTTTCAGAGATTGTATATCAGTTTTGATGCTTGCAAAAGAGGCTTCAGGAATGGGTGCAGGCCACTCATCGGGCTGGATGG GGTTGAGAACACTGATAATTGGAAATGGTTTCTGACTTACCTTCAGGAGGACTTCGGGGCAAGCATGCTCTTTGGATGGCATTTGATGtctgatcaacagaaa GGTCTTGTAAGGGCAGTCCAAGAG AGGTTTAAGGACAAACAGGTTAAGGGTTGTGTTTGGGAAGCTGCTAGGAGCACAACTCCAGTTCAGTTCAAGGCTGCTATGGATAGGTTGAAAACTGTGAGTAATGGAGTTTGGGAATACATGAGTAAGTTTGACCCTAAGGTATGGTATAAGGCATTTTTCAGTCATTATCCTAAGAATGCTGCTGTGACAAACAACATGTGTGAGTCTTGGAACGCAATCATTGTGGAAGCTAGGGAGAAACCAATTCTAACACTGTGTGAGAAGCTACGGGTTCATGTTATGAACAAAATGGCTAGACACAAGAGGATCCTAGGGGCATATAAAGGAAGGCTAGCACCAGTGCAGCAAATGAAATTAGACAAATGGATTAAGCCACAAA GTGTACCTTGTGTTCATGCTATTGCAGCAATATCCAGAGTGAGGGTAAAATCAGCTGTAGACTTCGTGTCTCCATTTCTCACTATGGAAACCATAAGGAAGACATATGACATTTGTATCAACCATGTACTCAGTGAAGAGTATTGGGAACCAACTAACCAACTGAAGGCTGATCCACCAAAAATTGTGAGACCTGTTGGTAGACCAACTAAGAGGAGAAAGGAATCAGCTACACCTCCAGCTCCAAGTGATGGCAACAAG GGTGGAACATCTGGCCACACTCACAACAAACCCATGCATCAAAGGCCGAACCCTACTTTAGAGGAAATTAGG GCTAAGATTAAGAAGCATAAGAAAAAGATGCCAAAGAGACCACATGCTCCACAAGAGGAAATTCCAATCACTCAATCTGCCCCTCCAGTG CTGATTTTGGATGTTGTTGCATAG